One window of Myxocyprinus asiaticus isolate MX2 ecotype Aquarium Trade chromosome 4, UBuf_Myxa_2, whole genome shotgun sequence genomic DNA carries:
- the LOC127433899 gene encoding leucine-rich repeat transmembrane protein FLRT1-like — protein MMAPEGIQDLLFLLLLCITLLAELLEMAAASTQGLDGEGDILCPSVCRCDEDFIYCNDRGLSAIPPLPPSASVLYLQNNQIDNAGLPMSLEHHTLVRVIYLYDNELDDFPMHLPPSLRELHLQDNNIRVLPRAALARLPLLEKLHLDDNSVSTVSIEDQAFVDNPRLRLLFLSRNHLSSIPSGLPASLEELCLDDNRISTIPTHAFRGLSSLRRLVLDGNLLANQRIADDTFSRLSNLTELSLVRNSLQTPPLNLPSVHLQRLSLQDNALIHMPRGSLDGMRRLQRLDLSGNNLTTLPRGLFRDLESLGQLLVRGNPWHCGCNLRWLHDWLEAKGNTITLRGFICQTPERVRDMALRDLTNQMDECELAAVGGGGVGAGVGGNKVSGGGMGAISTLSPPQGSLFTLRSKRPGLGLPETGLDYTLSSSGVGKNLALNVKPLSSDSIRVTWSVAQTSSSFRLSWLRLGTSSAMGSITETLVRGDRREYLLTSLKPASSYIICMVPLVSNDGSRSSLPEGDTEPNEVPVCARTETSNPNQPDDESEDQSSDKMTSLPLVGIIGGATALVSLALIIAIFCWYGHRTGRPTSRDHYSHSSSRKSKHYDDYIESGTKKDNTILEIRGPGFQMTPMAARQPLQPKPVREDYIIHTIFPSNGTGLYKPPNNMTNSGYDTNRGYRERGIPDIDYSYT, from the coding sequence ATGATGGCTCCTGAAGGTATACAAGACTTGCTCTTTTTATTGCTGCTGTGCATCACACTATTGGCTGAGCTATTGGAGATGGCTGCAGCTTCTACGCAAGGGTTGGATGGTGAAGGTGACATATTGTGTCCCTCTGTATGTCGCTGTGATGAGGACTTTATTTACTGCAATGACCGTGGACTGAGTGCAATCCCACCACTTCCACCATCTGCATCTGTCCTTTATCTTCAGAACAATCAAATTGATAATGCAGGGCTTCCAATGTCCTTGGAGCATCACACTTTGGTCCGTGTTATATATCTCTATGATAACGAGCTGGATGACTTTCCAATGCATTTACCACCTTCATTACGTGAGCTTCACCTCCAGGACAACAACATTAGAGTGTTACCACGAGCTGCACTTGCTAGACTTCCGCTTCTTGAAAAGTTGCATCTAGACGACAACTCTGTTTCTACAGTCAGTATTGAGGACCAGGCCTTCGTGGACAACCCTCGACTACGTCTGCTCTTCCTTTCCAGAAACCACCTTTCCAGCATCCCATCTGGTCTTCCTGCCTCACTTGAGGAGCTCTGTTTAGATGACAACCGAATCTCCACAATTCCCACTCATGCCTTCCGTGGTTTGTCCTCTTTACGCCGCCTGGTCTTGGATGGTAATCTTTTAGCTAATCAACGCATAGCTGATGATACATTCTCACGCTTGTCAAATTTAACAGAGCTCTCCCTGGTCCGCAATTCTCTTCAAACACCCCCTCTTAACCTGCCCAGTGTCCACCTGCAGAGACTCTCCCTTCAGGACAATGCACTAATACACATGCCTCGAGGTTCACTTGATGGTATGCGGCGGCTACAGCGCCTAGATTTGTCTGGAAACAACCTGACCACACTTCCCAGAGGCTTGTTTAGGGATTTGGAGAGCTTGGGCCAGCTACTTGTGCGAGGCAACCCTTGGCATTGCGGGTGCAACTTGCGCTGGCTCCATGACTGGCTGGAGGCAAAGGGGAACACAATTACTTTGAGAGGCTTTATCTGCCAGACACCAGAGCGAGTCCGAGACATGGCACTTAGAGACCTCACAAATCAGATGGATGAATGTGAGTTGGCTGCTGTTGGCGGTGGAGGAGTAGGTGCAGGGGTTGGTGGTAACAAAGTGAGTGGAGGAGGGATGGGAGCCATTtctactctctctccccctcaAGGGTCCCTGTTCACTCTCAGATCCAAGCGACCAGGCCTGGGTCTCCCAGAAACAGGGTTGGACTACACTTTAAGCAGCAGTGGTGTGGGCAAGAACCTGGCCCTGAATGTGAAACCTTTATCCAGTGACAGCATTCGGGTTACTTGGAGCGTTGCACAAACCTCTTCCTCCTTTCGATTAAGCTGGCTTCGTCTAGGAACCAGCTCTGCCATGGGGTCCATCACAGAGACCTTGGTTAGGGGTGATCGGCGCGAGTATCTTCTCACCTCCCTGAAGCCTGCTTCCAGCTACATCATCTGCATGGTTCCTCTAGTGTCTAACGATGGAAGCAGAAGTAGTTTGCCTGAGGGTGACACAGAACCGAATGAGGTACCAGTTTGTGCCAGAACTGAAACGTCCAATCCCAACCAGCCTGATGATGAAAGTGAGGACCAGAGCTCTGATAAAATGACCTCTCTTCCACTTGTTGGAATTATCGGAGGTGCTACAGCATTAGTTTCCCTTGCTCTTATCATTGCCATTTTCTGCTGGTACGGGCACCGTACAGGACGGCCCACCTCAAGAGATCACTACAGCCACAGTAGTTCTCGTAAGAGCAAACACTATGATGACTACATTGAGTCAGGCACCAAGAAAGACAATACTATCTTAGAGATCAGAGGTCCTGGATTTCAGATGACGCCAATGGCAGCAAGGCAGCCCCTTCAGCCCAAACCAGTACGAGAGGATTACATTATACACACTATCTTCCCCTCCAATGGCACAGGTCTATACAAGCCACCCAATAACATGACCAATTCTGGTTATGATACCAACCGTGGCTATAGAGAAAGAGGCATTCCAGATATAGATTACTCCTACACATGA